The genomic DNA TGCCGGTGCAGGCGGCGCAGTGGACAGAGTTCCTGTCCTGCCCCATCTGCTACAATGAGTTTGACGGGAGCGGCCACAAGCCCATCAGCCTGGGCTGCTCCCACACCGTGTGCAAGACCTGCCTCCACAAGCTGCACCGCAAGGCCTGCCCCTTCGACCAGACCGCCATCAGCACCGACATCGACCTGCTGCCCGTCAACTGTGCCCTGCTGCAGCTGGTGGGAGCGCAGGTACGGCCAGGAGCTGGGGCGCTACGCTGTGGTCTTCTTCTTCTCAGGCCTTTAAATTCCCTGTCGATGAAAACCCTCCATCCTCTCCGGTCTCGTGCCCTCCGCTCCAGTTGTTGCCATGCCAGCCCCCATGCCAGGGCTGGCTACGCTGTAGTGTAGGTGCATAAAAGTGTACCCCGAGCCAGTgatatatcattaatttgtaccATTTCTGTTTGGAAAATGCAGTCATTTGCACCCGGAGAGAgcattgctgtactttcagtgcacatttttgggaaatttgatcatGGAAGAACAACAATGTTCATCCACTTTCACTTTGAGTGTGTAAGAGCTCAGTACATGTATTAATACACATTACATGacggttatttagctgacgcttttatccaaagcgacttacaacagacagactaagcaggggccaatcccccctggagcaatgtggggttaggggccttgctcaagggcccaacggctgcactgatcttatcgtggctgaGGCTTGAGCCACCAATGTCCCAGGTCCCTGTCAAGCACCTTCGCCACTGTAAtgtacattaatagcattttcacttcattaaatgaaaagaaaaacacagtaaaatcGACAGTGTTAATGCAACTCTAGCAGAGTAACAGCGGAAAGCACTGGAGGGCGGCTCCACTGGAGGGCGGCTCCACTGGAGGGCGGCACAGTGAAATGTCCGGTGttcattcaactctaacagagtaatGGGTCCAAATGGGAGCGCATCTTCTGTAAGAGTAGAGTTTAACACTGATCATTTAACACTGAGCAGATGCCGGGACGGTGGGTTTGCGGCGAGGCTGAGTTGTGCTGTGTTGTTTACGCGGGCCAGGTGTCGGAGCAGACGGTGACCCTGGGCAGTGTGGTGGAGAGCGAACACTACGAGGCCTCCAGGAGGTCCGTGGAGGAGCTGGCCCTCTACCTGAAGCCGGTCGGCGGTGGAAAAGGTgacgccccgccccccctcccgcccccccctcccgcccccctcccgccctcGCCGCCGGCCTTAACGCACCACTGCGCTCCTCACACTGCCCCACATCTCTAATTCAGCAGCGAGGCGTGTGCGTATCCTGTTTTGCTGTATATTTGatttgttgtggtttgagtcaGAGGCGCGGAATCTGCGTCACTGCAGAAAACAACACCCAACAGTGCATCGTGGGAACTCTCTGtaacaataagtaaaaaaaaaactgaaagcaTTCTCACACAGATTCCACCGCCGTAATTTAATCAGGTCTCTTATCATCAGGCAACACTTATTAAACACAGAAACGATGTGAGAACTGAATTCTGCATTACCAGTGGTTATGGAAAGAGCAGTTTCATATGTAGGTGTATATGCAGTGTGGAAAGTTTTTTAAGGGTTAAACTGAATGTCTACTCATCTTGCCCATGCAGGTAACTGTGTTTATACCTTTTTTATGTAGTGCTGTCTTTTTTGTGTTATGCTTTATAAGTGTAATACTGTCAGTGTGttcatcatttttttcatttgaaaatgaaacaaaaaacaagccaaaaaatattaacaaataaatgaaactcTTTCAGTATATAAGGGTTTGGGAATCTCTTAGGTTCACAGTGAACCCATTTGATGGTAATTGAAATAGAAAATCACCCTTTTAAGACCCACAATACAAACAGGTGGGAGTGAGTGGAACTCGGAGCCCAATTATGTTCTCCTATCAGAGTTTTAAAAGCTGGCCGTCTTGCTGGAGTGAGTGGTTTATTGGTGCTTTTTGCGAGGAACACTCTTTGCATAAGAAGCAGGAATATCAGGTAGACCAGACTGAATGTTCTGTACTACCCAACCTGAAATGATAATTGGAGCTTAGAGCAGTGGACCGTGgactggtttttgttgttcatATTTTGTATAGAGGTGCTCGGAATGACTGCAATTTAGATttattgcttgtttgtttgatttgtgttttgttCTCAACAGGGTGTTCTCTACAGGGTTTGCAGCACACTGTTAACTGCTCATGCACTTTGTGTtctggatacgagcgtctgctaaatgcctgtaatgtaacgtagACGTTGGTTTTATTGTATCCTCTGTGCCTCTTTATGGGTAGCATAAATGTTTCACAGAACAGAGTATCCTAATACTTTCCTCTACACTTGCTACTTTCTGAAAGAGTCATTCATAATCACTTTGTTAAGGAATTCCCCCAGATCATTTTCCACAGTGACATACAGTAGAAAAAGATTCAGCTATTATGTCATGATGGGGCAATCATAATGCCCATTCCCCTTGTgttggggtggtaccctatgggtacataaaattgtaccccttgcCATTGGattcataattaatttgtaccttttttgtttgtggaAGGTACTTATGTGTACCCAAAACAACAGTATTGTACCTTTTGGGgtatatttgggaaatttgttcattgaagaacaaaaatgtacctccccTGTACTCCAGGAGTTAATGTTCATGGCTGAACAAGagattctttgtgaattgtagcttATATGACCTGCTCTGTATGGTCTAATGACCATATGCACTTCTTTGCACGTCTCTTTGGATAATGattgtctgtaatgtaatggtaattgatggtaatgtaaaataatgtaatgggtgttgctgtgggggtgaggggagtGTGGACTGACTGTGGGCCTTCTCCAGGTGTGACGGGCCTGGGTGAGAGCGTGACTGTAATGGGTGTtgctgtgggggtgaggggagtGTGGACTGACTGTGGGCCTTCTCCAGGTGTGACGGGCctgggtgagagtgtgactgTAATGGGTGTtgctgtgggggtgaggggagtGTGGACTGACTGTGGGCCTTCTCCAGGTGTGACGGGCctgggtgagagtgtgactgTAATGGGTGTtgctgtgggggtgaggggagtGTGGACTGACTGTGGGCCTTCTCCAGGTGTGACGGGCctgggtgagagtgtgactgTAATGGGTGTTGCTGTGGGGGTAAGGGGAGTGTGGACTGACTGTGGGCCTTCTCCAGGTGTGACGGGCCTGGGTCAGAGTGTGACTGTAATGGGTGTTGCTGTGGGGGTAAGGGGAGTGTGGACTGACTGTGGGCCTTCTCCAGGTGTGACGGGCCTGGGTCAGAGCGTGCTGAGCCGGCCCATGCAGCGGAAGCTGGTGACGCTGGTGAACTGCcagctggtggaggaggagggccgGGTTCGGGCCCTGCGGGCGGGCCGGTCCCTGGGCGAGCGCACGGTCACCGAGCTCATCCTGCAGCACCAGAACCCCCAGCAGCTCTCCGCCAACCTGTGGGCCGCCGTGCGCGCCCGCGGCTGCCAGTTCCTGGGCCCTGGTGagctggagcacacacacacacacacacacacacacgcagacagatacacacacgcacacgcacacgcacatacgcacacacacgcatgcacgcacacacgcacgtacacgcacgcagacagatacacacacgcacgcacgcacacacacacacacgcatgcacgcacacacacacgcacatacacgcacgtagacagatacacacacatgtgcacacacacacacagacatattcacacacatacacatcggaccacagaaatgcatgcaaacacacacacgcacaaacatatacacacaattctaacagcatacacagggccgcgcgtgtgtgtgtgcgtatttgtgtgaGATAGTACATTAtgttgtgcttgtttgtgtatgCAGTACGTGTgctttgtgcatgtatgtgagagtACATTGTGAGAGTGTTCTGCTTGTTAGTGtacacatgtgctttgtgcgtTTGcattatgcgtgtgtgtatgtgtttatgcacACCCAATGCCTGGGAATAGGCTGCATGCCTCACACCCACTCCTCTGCCTGCCCATCAGGGAGCTGCTCTGTGGCTGTGCTGCCCGTCACGGAGCGGTGTTGTGGCGGTGCTGCCtgtcagagctgtgttgtggctgtgcctgctTGTCACATAGCTatgctgtggctgtgctgcCCGTCACAGAGCTGTcttgtggctgtgcctgctTGTCACAGAGCTGTGTTTGGCGGTGCTGCCCGTCACAGAGCTGTcttgtggctgtgcctgcttgtcacagagctgtgttgtggctgtgcctgctTGTGACATAGCTATGCTGTGGCTGTGTTACTCGTCACGgagctgtgttgtggctgtgctgcccatcacagagctgtgctgtggctgtgctgcCCGTCACGgagctgtgttgtggctgtgcctgctTGTCACGgagctgtgttgtggctgtgctgctcGTCTCAGAGCTGTGTTGGCGTTGGATCATCTCAGCAGCAGTGAGAGATTCTTTCCACTCGTGCCGCGGCACACAGGTGAAATCAGCTCTTTTTGCCGCCACACAAACACTCTGTCTTGGCGCTGGGCCAGGCTGTTGTGGTTTGATGTATTGGGCCAACCCATTGTATGAGACTGCGTGGATGTACTGAGCTGCCGGCATGATGGTGCTGACTGCGAGCAGCTGCTCTCTCCAGCGCTGTGTGTGGTAATGGCTGTGTGCAGTAATGGCTGTGTGCAGTAATGGGTGTGTGCGGTAATGGGTGTGTGCGGTAATGGGTGTGTGCGGTAATGGTTAaacaaataaaggttaaataaatagaaaagcCAGTAAGCTGCACCACTGTGGTTTCTGTGTGATTACAGTATCATGTGTCCCGTGCTTCTCAGCCATGCAGGAAGATGCCCTGAAACTGGTCCTGTTGGCTCTGGAGGACGGCTCAGCCCTGTCCCGGAAGGTGCTGGTCCTGTTCGTGGTCCAGAAGCTGGAGGCGCGGTTCCCCCAAGCGTCCAAGACCAGCATCGGTCATGTGGTCCAGCTGCTGTACCGGGCCTCCTGTTTCAAGGTGAGGGCTCCCTCAGACTGAGTGATCAGTCAGCTGTTTAGTCCTGCTTACTGGGGATTCACTAATCACCATTCACGATTCTGAAGGGGCtaaacacacagtacatgctCATATACAGACACTAAAAAAAGTGTCTTTGAAAGAAATATCATGGGTCAAAAAATATGGCCGCTGCCACctacactgtaaaatgttcagtgtataTGGTCCTTAATGGACTCACTGCTCCGTTAGAGTTCAATTAACACTGGGCACTTTACTGtattctgtgtgtttatattgttCTTCCTGTGGTCACAATCCAAAATgtctttgaaaagaaaataattatgcTAGCTGCGACTGTCACATATGTTCTCCATTACAGAATCATACAGCTCAAACAAattaggtgggggggggggacacattGACAGGCACATTTCAATTTTTCTAGGGTCGAAATTGAATAGCAAAATTCAGTGCaataagggcggcacggatggtgcagtgggtagcactgctgcctcacagcaaggaggtcctgggttcaaatcctcgttggccggggcctctctgtgcggagtttgcatgttctccctgtgtctacgtgggtttcctccgggtactccggtttcctcccacagtccaaagacatgcaggttaggctgattggagagtctaaattgcccgtaggtctgagtgtgtgagtgaatggtgtgtgtgccctgcgatggactggcgacctgtccagggtgtattcctgcctttcgcccaatgtatgctgggataggctccagcccccctgcgaccctgttcaggataaacgggttaagataatgagtggatggatggaggtgAGTGCAATACAGTTGGTGAAGATTTGTAAGGTGTCTTAATATTTTTATACTCAGCAAAAAAGCCTCTTGCCGGGGAAAGGAATCTGAGCTGATTCACAAAGCATCCTTTCTGTCTGCCCTGGCACATTTTGTACCCAAATAGAATAGTTATTACTCCTGAAGAGCTGCCAGTCCTAGCTTGCGTTGGCAACGCTGGCTTAGAGCTGGGCTTGTGCGTAGAGGCAGTGAGGATTGTTTCACCTTCCCAGTGGACCCAGTGACCTCGTTAATTCAGGTACTATTGCTCCACATCCGTCATATTCCTGTGATGCCACCTCTCAACGACTCAAAACATTAACAGGTGCACCTGTATCTAACCTGGGCCAAGTAAGCAGGAGGGAACCAAAGCTTTGGAATTGAATAAGGATTGTTGGTCAGTTTAATGGGTTGGCAGGATACTGTTCATTGGGCACCATTGCGGAGTTGTTTCTATTGGAGAATCCTGACTCTGTTTGCCTTTGGAAGCTGCTGTTGAGCaggtgttctgtttgttttcataaagAGACACATTCTCAGGGGTGGAAGCCATTCAAACTCAGGCGTGGCTTTGTGAGGTTAACTGTCATAAATAGAAGACATAAGGTGGTTTAAAGCAAGAGGAATTGCACTTGTGTACTTATAACACTGAAACCCATGTTAATTGTTCACTAATTTGGTCACTATAAATATGGCTGGCAGGTGAGGAATGCCAGgtatttcccagaatgcaccattGTGTTATCTAAAGCTGTGTCTGGAATAGTTTGAAGAGTTCAAGGTTGTTTCAGGTAATTGCATATCTCGGAAACAGGGTTCAACTGTAAGGCACGTTTTTTCGGCTGATGAGGTGGTGTAAGGCGGTGGTGATATTACAGGGCCTTTGTCCGGGTCGCGTGCCTGCTGATagccccctctctctggtgTCTGATGATGATTACTCATAGGGCAGATTCTGACGGGGGAACCACGCTTCTCACCGCTGATTTGACTTTGAGTTTCTGAGTCTGAGGACACCGAGAGACACAAATCGCTGTACTTTTCCACGCTACGCTTTATAGATGATTTTCTAACTTAAAAGACAGGgtaaaatcaaaatgaactttttcctcaatttagtaatttcttcataaccatacgaacacatcttcaaagtatatattccataaaattaATCAAATTGTAATAATTGTTGCTTCACTTACTGGGAAATGATTTGAATGGAGACTTTGTGTCGTGTACGAGCGGTCGTGTATGTCGATCAAACATTTATCAgttttccattcccctccagTCAATATCCTTCATGCAGCGCCATTCATccttccccctcctccactccgAGCCCTTCAAACATTCCCCCAGAAAGATTTGTTTGACTCTCGTACATACACAGTTCATGTGTCAGAAGCTAGTGCTACGCTAACTTCATTTCAGCTTGTTGTTAAGGGAGACCGAAAGGCCTGGCTAGCCTCGGGAGTTTTTCTGCCACATTATTGTTTTGCATAACTTAACCCCGCTATAAATACCGGCACGTTCACGACCCCAATGCGTAAACATCGCTGAACGGGTGTCTCCCAGGTGACCAAGCGAGACGAGGACTCCTCGCTCATGCAGCTGAAGGAGGAGTTCCGCACCTACGAGGCGCTGCGTCGCGAACACGACGCCCAGATCGTCCACATCGCCATGGAGGCGGGGCTGCGCATCTCGCCCGAGCAGTGGTCCTCCCTGCTATACGGAGACCTTGTCCACAAGTCCCACATGCAGTCCATCATCGACAAggtactgctgccacaccacATCGACTGCCACTCACGCACAAATCACACAGCCTTGCTGTCCGTCACAGCAGGATTTGCACACTGGCCACACATTTGAGTATATACTGCTGTGACCTAAAAGCAGACATTGCTGTACAAGCAGTTTTGGAGTTACTTGaactgtattttcttgctttagaccacaaacccccGCATGCATTTTTACCAGCCATTGTGAAGCTGTAAATTCTGATATCTCAATTTTCTTTCATCGCACACAAAAATACAGGCCAATAAAAAACATAcccttaaaaatgaaatgatgtcACAAACCCCCGAAAGTAAACTAACCCTTTAATACGCTGTGTGCTGTTTCGTAATCGTTTCTTttttggggtgttggggtcccTCAAGCTCCAGTCTCCAGAATCCTTTGCAAAGAGTGTCCAGGAACTGACCATCGTTCTGCAGAGGACGGGAGACCCAGCCAACCTGAACAGCCTAAGATCTCACCTGGAGCTTCTGGCCAACATTGATCATAATCCAGGTAAAACGGCGTCTGAGTGTACGGATGTTATAGCAAAGCAAGGAacaaactcacacaacacaacacacaaactcactaaACACAACAAACACTAACCCATAcaactaacacacatacacaaaccaacGCAACACGACAAACAATAACCCAtactcctaacacacacacaaactcacacaacacGACAAACACTAACCCATAcaactaacacatacacacaaactcaaacaacatgacacacacacaaacccacacaacacgacacacacaaacccacacaacacgacacacacaaactcacataacacgacacacacaaacccacactacacgacacacacacacaaactcacataacACAAGCACATgaacgcacaaacacactcatatacatacCTTCGCAAAACAAGTGGGAACGAGGTTCTTTTTTACCcctttggcaaatcttgaaatgagtcaaactgtctcacctcattggcaatatttgtgTGTTATTTGGCAAAAAAGTCATAGAAATAAGCCGGTAAGCcaaaaaatgagtaaaatacGTATTGAGactgacatttttgttttttttggctggtCGGAAAGCTCTGGTTGTGTGTGGGTTTCGGAGACTCACTGTGCTTTCTTGTGTCGGTGTTTGTTTGAAGACGCTGCCTCCCCCTCATGGGAACAGCTGGAGCAGGTGATGCTGGCGGTGAAGGTGGTCGTTCACAGCCTGGTGGACTTCATCCAGAACTTCAGCAAGAAGACCCACGAGACTCCGCAGGTAGCAGCCCATCAATCACTCCACTTCTTCATCGCTCATTCGCTCACGCTGTCCATCAGCCGGATGTTATTTTTGAACATGAGGCGCTGGCAGTGGGAAGAGCTTGAGAATGTATACGCTCTGGCAGATGGGCTCGCTGTGGTGTGGGTGGAGGCAAACGATTGTGTTCCCTGTTCAGCCGCAGCCCAACAGCAAGTACAAGACCAGCATGTGTAGGGACCTGCGGCAGCAGGGAGGCTGTCCCAGAGGGACCAACTGCACCTTCGCCCACTCCCAGGACGAGCTGGAGAAGTGAgcagcacgcacgcacgcagactcACACTACACccgcacaccaacacacacacacacacactacagcagcacacacacacacacacacacacactacagcagcacacacacacacacacacacacacacacacacacacacactacagcagcacacacacacacacacacacacacacactcacactacagcagcacacacactacaccagcacaccaacacacacacacacacacacacacactacagcagcacacacactacaccagcacaccaacacacacacacacacacacacacacactacagcagcacaccaacacacacacacaccaacacacacacacacacactacagcagcacacacactacaccagcacaccaacacacacacacacacacacacacacaacaccagcacaccaacacatacacacacacacacacatacacacacagacacacacacacacacacacctacacacacacacacacacacacaacaccaccacaccaacacacagacacacacacacacacgacacgagcacaccaacacacacacacacacacaagcacaccaacacacacacacacacacacacacacacacacgacacgagcacacccacacatagacacacacacacacacacacaacaccagcacaccaacacatacactcacaacacgagcacacacacacacaacacacaacacaagcacatcaacacacacacacacacacacacacacagaacaggcacatcaatacacacacaacacaagcacatcaacacacaacacaagcacatcaacacacacacacaacacaacacaagcacatcaacacacacaacacaatacaagcTCATCAACATCCACAACACAAGCACatcaacacacatacaacacaacacaagcacatcaacacacacaacacaagcacatcaacatacacaacacaagcacacacacaacacaagcgCATCAACATACACTACACAAGCACATCAACATgcaagcacatacatacatacacgcacgtacacactccaagacacagacacaaacccacacaacacaagcacatgaacgcacatacacaccactcAGCACACTGTTTTATCAcatctttattttctcagctcTTCTATGTTTGCAGTttacacagggtcacagggccaGTCCTGaagcccctctctctgcctcaggtTCAGgatgagaaataagaagatcaGCGGTGTTGTGAGACCCTTCCCCCTGCCCCAGACGCTTTTGGGGAAAACTGTGATCGTCCCAGCGGGCGGGGTCTCCCTGGGGGGTCCTGAGGTAACAGAAACGGGGGTGTCCCCCACAGAGAGCGCGGCCCCCCCCCTGCTCATCCCCCGGGGCGGGGACACACTGGAGAAGATGAGGGCGGCTCGAAACACATCCAACGGGGCGGTCGCTCCTGGCCATCCGGCCACCGGTCCCAGCGAGCAGTAAGTCCCATCACACAGTGCTAAATCAACTCCCACAGAGTACATTAACATTTGCACTAACTCTAACTTTATTAAGTGTAaattttttaatattaaaaatgcCACATTTGATCACTTTATGC from Conger conger chromosome 12, fConCon1.1, whole genome shotgun sequence includes the following:
- the rc3h2 gene encoding roquin-2 isoform X1, which gives rise to MPVQAAQWTEFLSCPICYNEFDGSGHKPISLGCSHTVCKTCLHKLHRKACPFDQTAISTDIDLLPVNCALLQLVGAQVSEQTVTLGSVVESEHYEASRRSVEELALYLKPVGGGKGVTGLGQSVLSRPMQRKLVTLVNCQLVEEEGRVRALRAGRSLGERTVTELILQHQNPQQLSANLWAAVRARGCQFLGPAMQEDALKLVLLALEDGSALSRKVLVLFVVQKLEARFPQASKTSIGHVVQLLYRASCFKVTKRDEDSSLMQLKEEFRTYEALRREHDAQIVHIAMEAGLRISPEQWSSLLYGDLVHKSHMQSIIDKLQSPESFAKSVQELTIVLQRTGDPANLNSLRSHLELLANIDHNPDAASPSWEQLEQVMLAVKVVVHSLVDFIQNFSKKTHETPQPQPNSKYKTSMCRDLRQQGGCPRGTNCTFAHSQDELEKFRMRNKKISGVVRPFPLPQTLLGKTVIVPAGGVSLGGPEVTETGVSPTESAAPPLLIPRGGDTLEKMRAARNTSNGAVAPGHPATGPSEQKTISPPKTPVSHICATSPHVPGAGADSGSTHPKLGHFITRAGLFPPQQSDVYYQDPPAPYDPPPYQPANNYYASTVPQLKQCPARFFRSGNVPESSLPPAVTPYSEQHPSFPPRDRLGPAAYPPPPQYGHLTHGHGVYAPVYDSRRLWRPPMYHREDARSNSLPPEVLHSSVYQTPLRERYNSLDASFCTDGEQRPTLQRDMYSHMPVGYEELFRRKPEQWAQHQLGSRPSSSSPLFFSSELPESVGGDCVGCKSRGEENLSHYSPWSCGTISTCISTVKSDPPNIDLEGGRVKARLHSFEAPRRRKDEDFIPFGEGPIISKWGAISRASRTDYHTTYPVQATAPQGGPTTTPINFRDYSLYHQSDYRWRSDAPSHSCFLQSEQLGVSELRSCCKSANIREKQSTDLLQADYCKDSADREADRDIELELSALDMEDSTSQDDEAEESLDLRMRPQGTHLSNGSVTGNSPQEQLSPDKMAAHLLKKMAFRKSGSPTRLGVGKLVMKTGPSGVGEVSHPSGGAEMLLNS
- the rc3h2 gene encoding roquin-2 isoform X3: MPVQAAQWTEFLSCPICYNEFDGSGHKPISLGCSHTVCKTCLHKLHRKACPFDQTAISTDIDLLPVNCALLQLVGAQVSEQTVTLGSVVESEHYEASRRSVEELALYLKPVGGGKGVTGLGQSVLSRPMQRKLVTLVNCQLVEEEGRVRALRAGRSLGERTVTELILQHQNPQQLSANLWAAVRARGCQFLGPAMQEDALKLVLLALEDGSALSRKVLVLFVVQKLEARFPQASKTSIGHVVQLLYRASCFKVTKRDEDSSLMQLKEEFRTYEALRREHDAQIVHIAMEAGLRISPEQWSSLLYGDLVHKSHMQSIIDKLQSPESFAKSVQELTIVLQRTGDPANLNSLRSHLELLANIDHNPDAASPSWEQLEQVMLAVKVVVHSLVDFIQNFSKKTHETPQPQPNSKYKTSMCRDLRQQGGCPRGTNCTFAHSQDELEKFRMRNKKISGVVRPFPLPQTLLGKTVIVPAGGVSLGGPEVTETGVSPTESAAPPLLIPRGGDTLEKMRAARNTSNGAVAPGHPATGPSEQKTISPPKTPVSHICATSPHVPGAGADSGSTHPKLGHFITRAGLFPPQQSDVYYQDPPAPYDPPPYQPANNYYASTVPQLKQCPARFFRSGNVPESSLPPAVTPYSEQHPSFPPRDRLGPAAYPPPPQYGHLTHGHGVYAPVYDSRRLWRPPMYHREDARSNSLPPEVLHSSVYQTPLRERYNSLDASFCTDGEQRPTLQRDMYSHMPVGYEELFRRKPEQWAQHQLGSRPSSSSPLFFSSELPESVGGDCVGCKSRGEENLSHYSPWSCGTISTCISTVKSDPPNIDLEGGRVKARLHSFEAPRRRKDEDFIPFGEGPIISKWGAISRASRTDYHTTYPVQATAPQGGPTTTPINFRDYSLYHQSDYRWRSDAPSHSCFLQSEQLGVSELRSCCKSANIREKQSTDLLQADYCKDSADREADRDIELELSALDMEDSTSQDDEAED
- the rc3h2 gene encoding roquin-2 isoform X2 encodes the protein MPVQAAQWTEFLSCPICYNEFDGSGHKPISLGCSHTVCKTCLHKLHRKACPFDQTAISTDIDLLPVNCALLQLVGAQVSEQTVTLGSVVESEHYEASRRSVEELALYLKPVGGGKGVTGLGQSVLSRPMQRKLVTLVNCQLVEEEGRVRALRAGRSLGERTVTELILQHQNPQQLSANLWAAVRARGCQFLGPAMQEDALKLVLLALEDGSALSRKVLVLFVVQKLEARFPQASKTSIGHVVQLLYRASCFKVTKRDEDSSLMQLKEEFRTYEALRREHDAQIVHIAMEAGLRISPEQWSSLLYGDLVHKSHMQSIIDKLQSPESFAKSVQELTIVLQRTGDPANLNSLRSHLELLANIDHNPDAASPSWEQLEQVMLAVKVVVHSLVDFIQNFSKKTHETPQPQPNSKYKTSMCRDLRQQGGCPRGTNCTFAHSQDELEKFRMRNKKISGVVRPFPLPQTLLGKTVIVPAGGVSLGGPEVTETGVSPTESAAPPLLIPRGGDTLEKMRAARNTSNGAVAPGHPATGPSEQKTISPPKTPVSHICATSPHVPGAGADSGSTHPKLGHFITRAGLFPPQQSDVYYQDPPAPYDPPPYQPANNYYASTVPQLKQCPARFFRSGNVPESSLPPAVTPYSEQHPSFPPRDRLGPAAYPPPPQYGHLTHGHGVYAPVYDSRRLWRPPMYHREDARSNSLPPEVLHSSVYQTPLRERYNSLDASFCTDGEQRPTLQRDMYSHMPVGYEELFRRKPEQWAQHQLGSRPSSSSPLFFSSELPESVGGDCVGCKSRGEENLSHYSPWSCGTISTCISTVKSDPPNIDLEGGRVKARLHSFEAPRRRKDEDFIPFGEGPIISKWGAISRASRTDYHTTYPVQATAPQGGPTTTPINFRDYSLYHQSDYRWRSDAPSHSCFLQSEQLGVSELRSCCKSANIREKQSTDLLQADYCKDSADREADRDIELELSALDMEDSTSQDDEAEESLDLRMRPQGTHLSNGSVTGNSPQEQLSPDKMAAHLLKKMAFRLLPCT